The genomic segment CGTCGTATTGCGTTCGCGTGATAAGACCTGCATCCTGAAATTCGGAGAGCCGAGCTGAGATCGTCGTCGTACTCGCTGCCGAAAGATGCGCTTCGATCTCGGCAAAGCGCATCGAATCGTGTGCGCCGATGATACTGATGAGTTGCATCGCATATTTGTTGCTGAGCGTATTGATGACGCCCGTTAGCGGGCAGTAGCAGATACCGTCAACGTCACACGTCGGTTCAGGAGCGGGGGTCGGGTCAGCCATTACTTTAGAGCCTCGGAGTTACTCCGCTGTTTTGGACTCCACCGCTTAAGCACTTTACTTGCTAAAGGATAGACACTGACGACCAATTCAATGCCGATCAAACGGAGCTACGCTACCAATGCCAGACCAAACTGCACCCTGTCCCGAGTGTACAGTCAAGGCCAGACAAATCGCAACCGAGACCGTTCGAAACATGGTGGAACCGTTCGAAAATCAGGAGGTTAAAGACGAGGTACAGTATCGAATTTGCAAAACGACAGAGTGTCCGGTTGTCTACTTCACTGAAGAAGTGGATCAGCAATTCGGGATCGACGTAATCCGCGAGACGCCGAACTTTAAATTAGACACGGATGAGCGGCCATATCCGCTCTGCTACTGTTTTGGATACGGAAAAAACGCATCTACAAAGACGTCTCCAAGAACAGCGAGACGAATATTGCAGATTGGATCACCGAGCGGGTACAGGAAGAAGAGTGTACGTGTCGGTGGAAAAGCCCGCTCGGTGGCTGCTGTCTCGGAAACGTTCGTGCAGCGATCTCCGAAGCGAAAGACACGCAGGGAATCGAGTGAGTTCTAATGACTGAGACAGACACGTACGACACGATCGTTCTTGGCGGTGGAATGGCTGGCCTCCCAGTGGCTCTCAAAAGCGCGCACCACGGATGGGAGGTCGCACTCGTCGAAGATGATCTGCTCGGCGGAACGTGTCTCAATCGTGGGTGTATCCCAACGAAGACGATAATTCGGAGTGCTGAAATTGCTCACCTCGTTGATCGGGCCAAGGAGTTTGGTGTTACCATCGAAGGAGAACATCAGACTGATATGGAGACTGTCGTTGAGCGCCAGCAAACCGTCGTCGAAGGGATTCGATCCGGTGCATACGATAACGTCGAAAGGGCAGAAAACCTCGATCTAATCGAGGGACGGGGTAGTTTCGAATCAGTAAGCGAGATCGCTGTAAACGATCGTATCCTCTCCGCAGATCGGATTATTGTTAACACGGGCGCTCGCCCGTTGAAGCCACCGATCGACGGACTCGAGGAGGTACCGACATTGGATAGCACGTCTGCGCTCGAAGTAACCGGCGTTCCCGATTACCTCGTCGTGGTTGGCGGCGGCTACGTCGGTGTCGAGTACGCACAAATGTATGCTCGATTCGGAGCGGATGTGACGCTGTTCCAACGCGGAGAACGCATTCTCCCGAACGAGGAACCGGACGTGAGTCACGTCGTGCAGGACGTCTTCGAATCCGAAGAAATCACGCTGCACACGAATACGAGCGTCGAACAGCTCGCTGAAGCCGGAGAGGGTATCGAAGTAACGGCGAGTCGGGGCAATGAGACGCTAACCGTTGACGCATCGGACGTGTTGATCGCTGCTGGTCGCCAGCCGAACAGCGACGGTCTCAATCTCAACGACGTGGGCATCGAGACGGACGAGAAGGGCTTTATCGAAATCGACGAACAGTACGAGACGTCAGCCGAATCGGTCTGGGCAGTAGGCGATGTGACCGGAATGCCGATGTTCACGCACTCCGCTCGAGATGACGCCGATCTGTTGTACCGGCATCTCACCAACGACGAAGAGATAGATCGCACAGACCGGCACGTCCCTCACGCGATTTTTACCGATCCTGAAGTCGCACGAGTCGGACTCACGGAAGCGGAAGCTCGAGAAGCAGGCTATGAGGTCGGCATTGGACGGACTGAGTACGAGGAGCAAGGAAAACCCAAGGCATTAGGTGAGACTGACGGGTTCGTCAAGATCGTCACTGACACGGAGACTGATGAGATCCTTGGTGCCCACATCGTTGGGAAACACGGTGCAGAGCTGATTCACGAACTCATCATTGCGATGGAACTCGGTGGAACCGCATCGGATGTAGCGAATGCGATTCATATCCATCCGACGCTCTCTGAGGTCGTAAATTCGGCAGCAGGAGGTGTCCATCAACCCTCCTGAAATCGTTGTTTAGCACTATCTGATCTACCTGCTATGTATTTTTCCTGTACTGATCGTTGAGACGGTCAAACTTATCAACCACTGATAATCTCAACAGAACTCTTTGGCCTGCAACTCGCTGGTATTCAGTTCTTGAATCTGCTGTACGTTGAGCGCAGCTTCGAGAACAGATGTGTGGACCGCGACTGCAATTCGATGTTTGCACGCTCCGCGGTAGTGCTTATCTGCTGGACAGACACAACTGTCTGATAAGCCGTCCTCGATCGTGACCAGGTACTCGTGATCGGCTGGATTCGCGTGGCTGGCATTGCGAACGAGGACGCCCTGTGCGACAAGTTCGAACTCGAAGGCTTCATACTGAGCGCGTTGGAGTGTCCGCTGGGTCGTCTCGAGCCGCTCGAGTGGGTGTGATGGTAATGCTGACATAGATCGGGTATGACTTATTCTAGACTGGTGGAACGTGCGGAGTCACGCGCTCTCGCACTCTGAACAGATCAGTTGAACGCCGAGGTCACAGGCAGTTTCACAGCTCTGGGTCGGAACAAGTCCGAACTTCCCGCAGAAATCACAACTCGTGTTGGTGTGACCTGGGCGTCGAATACGCCGAAGCGGGACTGCTCGGCGGTCGAATCGGATTCGGTAGTAAACTCAACCGCGAGTGGGGTCGTGATCCGGCTGGCAGTTCGCATCGTTTTTGATCCCTCTACTCCTCGTAGGGGGCAAACAACGCCACCGGCTGTCCAGTATGAGCGTCAAATAACGGGAAAGCCCGGCAGCGCAATGAGCGAACGGAGTGAGCGCAGTGAGCAGCCCGGAACCTGGAGGTGGGTGGGAGGCGGTGAGTGGGGGCTGAAACCCACGCATCACAGAAGCGCCCTCAGTCACCTCACGTACATCCGCACAATTCTTTGGACAACCTCGTCCCCGCCTTGTCCGCTGTTCTTGTCTGCTGGATCACCACTGTCACACCGACCTCTTTTCGACCTCGTTGGTCATCCACCCCATCTGGTTCCCGTTTCCTCCCTGCGCCTCGGGCACCTCCTGGAATGGGAACGAGATCTCGAGATCGGCTGGGGAACGAAGCCGGTCGAACACACCCCGCTCCTCGAGCGGGTCACGATAGTTCCTCCTGAGGAGGATCTCGAGCGAAACATCTCGTGGATCGATCCCACCTGTGGCTTCGAGAAGCCAACGGGTCAGCCCTTCGTAAACGCTGAGTGTCCACTGGTCGAGGAACGTGTTGACGTCTTCTCCATTCGGAAGGCGACCACTCGAGTCGACCGGGATCCCTTCGAGGTCCTCCAGCGTTCGTTCGTAGTACGCAATCTCCTCGTCGAATCGAAGAAGCGCATGCTGAGCCGAGATAACCCGCTGATCGTCGCTGATCGTGGCGCTGTAGTTGTCCTTACACGACCAGTAGGTACCCTGGTAGAGGTCCGCTGCCGGAACTGGGTCATCGACCTCGCACTTCGAGCCCGAGCAACCAACCGCAACGAGCGTGAGCGGCCCGCGGTCCCGGTACTCCTCGATCGCGTCTCTAACGTTGTAGCAGTAGCCCATTCCCCAGCTGACGCCGCCGATGTCAGCACGACCACGGTTGATGTTCTCGACTGCTCGCTTCACGCCGACGAGGTCCTCGCAGTCAGATATGAGCCGGGCCGGCATACAGTCGGGGACCTGAACGTCCGCGAGGAGATCCATGAGAAGGCGGTACAGCGGTCGGTCCTCGGCAGCGACGACAGTTGCATCGCGAACGCCGGGGACCCAGTGGCTCGACACTGCGAGGTCGTCACCAGGAGATCGTGCTCGCGAGGGCGTGGGACGTGAGAACTGTCGCTCACGTGAATCAAACCTCCACTTCATCAAGCAGCTCGATTGCTTCGTCGACCTTCTCTCGATCGTCGTCGCTCAGCTGATCCTGATCGATGCTTCTGAGGTTGCTCCACGCGTCCCACAGCAGGTATCCGGGGATATGTTCTTCGTCCATCTGTGATCTCCTCCACCCCTCTCAGAAGGGGGAACAACCCCACCGGCTGTGCGTTCGTTGCGAAGCTTTCGACTCAGACGATCGGCTTCGGTCCCCGCAACGAGAGGGCGACCTCGCCGTTCTCTCGCTCGTCTTCCGTCAACAGATCGTATTGTTCCTCGAAATCACTACAGACAGTTTCTGCGACCTCGAGCGTTGGGAACTTCGGCTTCGATCGATTCCCAGTCCGGATTTGCGTTCGGATAGACGGCCACTTGGTACGTGTCACCGAAGCGATCGTGCCAGCTTGCCAATGGCCGGTACACCGCTGTCGGTGCGATCGTCACCTCCATCGGCGTCGAGAACATTACCTCGCTTACCTCATCGACGATGAACCGAACCAGCGAGAGCACACACTGCCGCCGGCCCAGTGTCCACGGACGGACGTTCCCCTGTTCACAATCCCATGCCGGGACTTTCAACTTTAGAAGGATATTTGTCCTATAACTGGTATAGGGAGTCTGATTCGACCAACCCGTACCTATCAAGATACGGCTTCGATGGGAACCACCGACAGGAGTTTTGATGCTGGTGTGGTGGATATCAACAGAATGTCTTGCTCGTCTATCCTCGTTGCCGGTGGGTATGGAACCGTGGGAAGGTACATCACCGACGACCTCGCCTCGACGTTTCCAGGTCGCGTGATCGCCGGCGGACGCGACGAACAGAAGGCATCAGCGCTTGCCGACAAGGTAGGAAACGGTGTCGTCGCACAGCACCTGGACGTAACTGACGCAGATTCTATCGACGCTGCCCTTGAAGGCGTGGGATTCGTCATTAACACTATTGACCATCCCGATGCCCGGTTGTTTCGCGCCGCGATCGACCACGGGTTCGCCTTCACTTCCATCACGCCCGTTCTCCCGGTCTGGGAGACAGCACGATCATTGAGCGATCGGGCCGAAGAAACTGGAGCGAGGATTGTCCTCGGTACCGGTATTCAGCCCGGGATCTCGAATATGCTGGCACGCCTGGGCGCGACGCGCGTCGGTACCGTTGACACGGTCTCCACGGCACTGGTCCTTTCCATCGGCGATGAGTTCGGTCCGGCCAGCTTATCCGAGATGATGGATCTTGCCAGTCATCCCTACGAAATCGCCATCAGTGGATATCAAAAACACGTCTCGCCCTTCGACGGTGAATCGATGGTCATATTCCCGGAGCCGGTCGGTGAACGATGGACCTACCTGTTTCCGTTACCCGACCAGTTCTATTACGCTCAGACGCTCGGCGCAGACACAGTGACCGTTCGCTTCGCGCTCGATCCGCCCTGGCTCGGACGCGTTCTTGCAACCGTCGCAGGTTGGGGCAGGGCCTCGACGCTGATGGACCAGCCACTTCCACGTCGCGTGCTCTCCGAAGCACTGGATCTGGTTCATCGACTCTACAAGGGCCGTGACTGGTTCTCGCTCACCGTCGATGTCGTTGGATCGGATAGCTCGGTGGCGTTCACGCTCACTGACCTCGGCCAAGCTCGCGCCACCGGCATCAGTGCGGCGACCGTCGGACGTGCACTGTATGAAGGCCGCATTGACGCGCCTGGCGTCCGGCTCTCTGAGGAGGTTATCGACCCGACGTGGTTCTTTGGCCGTCTTGCCAAACGGAACCTGACGTATGAGACTAGGTCGAGTACCATATCGCCTACTCTTGATTACGACTCAAACGGAGACTGACCCACTAGTTTTCACCTCCATAACTAAATAATAAAAGTCCGGGGTCCAGAGTATGTCAGTATCTCCTTTTTCAGACTGGATTGGGAAGTCTTCTATTTTCCTATCAAAAATAGATATATCTGGAATTTAAACCCCGCGCTGTAGGCGCTTACGGCGTTCTTCAAACTCTTCATCCGAAATGTCGCCACGGGCATAGGCCAACCTCAACTCTTCGAGTGCGGTATCACGTTGTTGAGTACTGGACTGGCGAATCGAACTGTACAGGAGGTACCCGACCCCGAGAATCACGAGCAAAGGGACTACTGACATGAGAAGCCACATCCACGTAGCTCCCGTGCCGTTCCACATACTGCCATCCCACATGTGTCCCCACCCCCATACGCCCATCATTGGCATCATCACAACCATCATGAGGAAGGGCAGAAGCAGGATTGCAGCGATGACGATCAGGATCGTCCGAACCAGTGAATCATCGGTTGCCATACTCTGGGATACGCTGTCCAAGTATGTTAGCTAGCCCCCGAATCCCACGCGGCAGGAAACATAGTGCGAGCAGACATGAGTGAGTTCCCGGATTTCGAATTCGAACGGCAGCGAAGACGACTCAAACGCACCAGTTGATCAAAACAAAACAGATCGTTCTTCGCGTATATTTTGCACCCCGAGGTAGAGGATGATCACGCTCATCAGCAGCGCACCACCGAGGAGGAGCGTCAAACTAAGCGTATGCAGCAGTTCAATGTCGTATGTGTGGCTGATAGTTTTGCTCGCCACCGAGACACTTCCAATGAGTAGCATAGCACCGAAGGTCGTCCTGAGTTCCGCGTCGTCGAGATAGTCGGTGAGGACAGCACCGATACGAGTTCCGACCGTACTGCCAACGAGCAACGGCACCAACATGGCGAAATGGATCGCTCCCTGTTGCCCGTAGACGAATGCCCCGTACGCACTGGAGATGGTAATCTGAAAGATGTCGGTACCGACGGCGACGGCTCCCGGCATCGTCAAGCCGTACATGAGCGCGGGGACCATCAAGAATCCGCCACCGACTCCGAGGAATCCGGACAGACTTCCGATTAACAACGCGATCGGAAGCACCACCCAGACGGAGAGGGTAACGTCATTGTGAAAGGTGACCGTTGGCGGGATAGTGACTCGTTCGAGGTGAGCGGAGAGAGACGACGGATTCTCGACAGAACTCTCGTCTTCGATCGCGGGATGTCGTCCGTCGCGGATGACGAACACACCAATTGACGCGAGGAGTACGACGTAAAGGAGACTGACGACTAGATCTGCGAGTCCGATATCCGCCAGCAGCAGTAGTGCCCGTTTCCCGATCTCGATACCGGCCGTCATTCCGAGAATCAACAGGAAACCGAGTCGATAATCGATATGATCGAGGCCGCGATGCGTAATCGTCGCAGTGAGTGACGTCCAGAAGACAAATGCGAGTCCCGTTCCGACGGCAGTAGGTGCGGAATGCCCAAGAACGAGAAGTGCAGGGGTAACGAAGAAACTCCCACCCATCCCGAAGAACCCAAAGAGGATACCGACAGTCAGTCCAAACATGACAAATAGGACGATAAGGGGGATACCCACTTCGAAAAGGCTCATACGCTACTCTACGATTGCGATCGCTACAATTGTTACTCCACCAGTTGTCTGCAATTCTGGAGTGATCTCACTCTCACAAATCTCGGTAATTCGAGCGTTTTTATTCCATTGACAATTGTGGCTGCTCGTCGGTATCTCCACCGACCGGCGGATAGATTACGACGAAGTCGCCCGACGTGAGCGTCGGGACGCGTTCGGTCAGTTCCTGGAGTTCCGGTCGCCAACCGATGGTGTTTCGGCGAGCGCTCGCACACACCACGAGATCACTCACCGTCACGTCTTCGGAAAGAACTCGAATCAATCGATCCCAGTCATCGATGTATTCTCTCTCAATAGGCGTGTTCGATTCGAGTTCTCCGAACAGTTGCTCGTAATAATCCCCAGACTCCTCGACGACGAGTGCTCGTATCGGCGCTCCAGTACCCGCTGCGATCCGCTCGATCGTTTGTCCGACTTTGTAGAAGTTTGGGTTGTGCGACAGTTCGGGTGGAAGCACGACGATGATTCGGGAGACAGTATTGAGCGGTTCCCTGATTCGGGAAACGAGAACGAGTTGGTCAGTCCATGCGAGAACCTGCCGCCTAGTCTGACTGAAGAGCGGTTGTCTGTAGAGCCGCATCCCGTCCCAGTCGAGAAGGATCGTCGTGATCCGGTTTTCGACGGCTGCACGAGTGATCCCAGAGGCGATGTTGTGATCGACGCGCGTGTGAAACGTTACCGGCACCTCTGCACCGGCAGCGTACTCTTCCGTGTGTGCGATTGCTGCATCGGCGGTCGCAACCTTTTGCTCCGTTTTCGGTCCCGGGTGGACGACCGCCAGCGTGTGTAACGGTTCGGTGGATTGTTCCTCCCGAATAGATAATGCTAGATCGAGCAGCGACTCATGATACTTCATCAGCTTCTCGTGGTGCTCGGGGACCGGAGTAAACGGAATGAGGATCCGTTGGCGAAGGTCGGTCGGCTCGCGTTTCCCTCGCCCCTCTTTCGTCACGACTGCTCGACCGTATTTCTCCACCACGATCGGACTGACCAGACTCACAACGAGGATCATCGACACCGCGCCGTTGATCATATCCGTATCGAATCCGGGAATACCAGCCTCGAACGCGATGAGCACGATCGCCAACGCTTCGGCCTGTCCGACCGAGAGTCCGAACATGCTTCCGATCTGGTCGTGATCATACGCGTACAGCAGGCCGGTCAGCCAGGACGCAACGAACTTCGTGACGAGTGTGAGTCCGATAAGCGATCCGGCAAGCAGCAGCGACTCGCGCCCCCCAACAATCAAGCTCACATCGACGAGCAACCCTATCGAGAGAAGAAAGAACGGGATGAACAGTGCGTTGCCAACGAACTGGACGCGATTCATCAACGGCCCTCGATCGGGGATGAGCCGGTTGAGAGCCAGCCCTGCCACGAGCGCTCCGATAATTGGTTCGGCTCCGACTATTTCGGCGAAAACCGCTGAACCGAAGAGGGCAGCCATGACGAACAGGAACTCGAAGTAACTCTCTTCAGCGAGGCTCCGAAAGAACCGGCGACCGAGCCACGGAACGATATACCAGATCCCGGTGAAGAGCAGCGTGATGCCAAGCCCGAGTTCCACCCAAAACAGCCAATCGAGGGGAGCTTCCGCCGAAGCGACGACGATAACGAGGACGAGCAGTGCGAGTACGTTCGTGAGCACAGTGCCGCCGATGGTTGCTGTGACGGCGTCATTGCCGACGATCCCCAATTGACGGGCAATAGGATACGCGAGCAGCGTATGCGAGGCGAAGATCGCCGCGAACAATAACGCCGTCGACAACGAAAATCCGAACACCCACATTCCGAAAACGGTACCGACTCCCTGAGGAATCAGAAATGCGAGAACGCCGAAGATGATGCTCTGGTCGATGTTATCAAAAAACCTGTTGAGATCGATCTCGACACCGGCGAGGAACATCAGATAGATCAGTCCGACCTCCCCAAGGAGAACGATCGCCTCCCCTCGCTCGATAATACCAGCTGCATTTGGACCGATCGCAGCCCCAACGAGGATGATTCCGATAATGCCGGGTAATCGATGGCGTTCTAAGAGGAGTGGTGCGACGAGAAAGATAACCATCGCCAACGCGAAGATCGTTACCGGATCTTCGACAGGCATGGTTTGAAACAGTGTCACTAGGAGTTCACCGCCGATCAAAACGTCATACCACCGCTTCACCTATCCTCTCTCCGGTCGTTTTCGACGATATCTTTGTGTCACAAACCGCCACGGGACCGGATTCCACGGCGAAATAGCGGATTTTTTGCCAAACTGCCGGAATCGATCGCGGCTATGTGTGTCACTCTCTCACGTAGATGAGAAGATCGCTTTGTTGTAGTTCAAAATCGTGATCAGGTGCGAGGTACAACTCCTCATTTCGAGTGACACCGATGATGCGGTCAATGTCGAGTGCTGAGAGTTCTCCGTCCGGGTCGCTCAGACGAGTGAACAGGATATCACTATCAGTACCGCTAACGGGCTCGTCGAGGACAGCAGCAGCGACCATCTGTCCGGAGATAGCCGATAATTCAAGTACGTAGTCAGCGCCTGCCCGTTTGACTCGTCCAACTGCTTTGCTCTCTGTCACTCGCACAAAAATATCGACTGTCGAATTCAACTCACGGGCAAGTAGTGTTGCGTACAGTGCTTGTCGGTCTTTCGGAAGCGAAATGATGACTGCGTCTGCGTTTTCGACGCCCGCGTCTTGAAGTGTCTTCGTAGTGGTTGCGTCGCCGACGACGTCCACGTGTTCGTCCTCATCGATGTCTACGACGGTCGGATCTGCACCCCAGGTTTCCAACGCCGACCGAACGGTACTGCCGACCGTTCCGTGACCAAGGATAACGATTCGATCGGACGGGATTCCCCCACTCATCGCATAGTGCGTGGCGAGCGCTTGCCCGATTACCTGTCGTGGCTGTACGACATACTCGACGCCAGCCGAGTGCAGATACTGCCGGAGTGTCGCGTCCTCAAGCGTTGCGGTTATCGGGACCATCGGAGCCACGTCGCGGACAGCGAGCGCAGCGTTCAGCGTCAACTGATCGTCGCCAGCGACGACCGCGGCCTGTGCCTTCTCGATCGAGGCTTTCCGGAGGTCGGATTCGGATTCTGGATCCCCGTGTAACACGGTGTGTCCGAGGTCGCGGAGTTCTGCTGCGCGATCTTGGTCTGTTTCGATGATTACATATGGGTGTTGATGAGCATGTGACTCAATCTCGGTGATGAACGTGTGGACGAGCGGCGTGTGTCCGGAGATTACGACGTGATTTTCGAGTGGCTCAACAGTATCGAACCGTCGTTGCTGGATGAGTTGACTAAACCAGGGCACGACGAATAGTGGCAGGAGGAGAAAGAGGAGCAAGATGCCGGTGAACTGCATCAGAATCGTAAACAGATTCATGATCGTCGTTTCCCACGGTGCGTCTTGCCCGTATCCCGTCGTCGTCAACGACTGGACGACTGTCTGAAGGGCAGCAGCGCGAGAGAGGTTGCGGCCCTCGTACACGGCCATACCGTACCAGTAAAAGGCCGTATACACGCTCACGATGACGGCCACGATGACGACGTACACTGCGATGCGATACCCGATGCTCAGCCGCGTTAACCGACGTGTCGTCTCCGTTAGCCAGCGATCGATACTCATCCCCATTCATCTATTCTCGCCATAGCCGAAGACTGCTGGGTCTTTCATCAGCAGTTGGGTGCTACTCGACTCTCTTATCAGGAATGTCCGTCGTCTTCTTCTCTCATTTCGAGCATATTCAGGTGCATAATGTGCAGGTGTGTTCCGACGCTGTATAGAAGCAGGCCAAGTCCGACGAATAGCGCGGGCATCACAATCACCTCGTATATCGGGATCAACTCCGGAACTGCGAATACCAACAATCCAGCTAAGAAGGTAAGAATGATGATGCTGAACCCTGCCTGAAGGTATCGGTAGCAGGTCTCCGCATCCGGCAGCAGTTCGATTTTATACTTCTCGGTCATGCTATCTCCTTCTATTCATCCTACTATCTTCTTAGGGACAAGTGCTACCGTTCTTACCAGGCACCATGGAAACATCATTCTATGTATATTTTCGGTTGCTCATTGAATCGTTGATAGCACTCTTCGCTGCAAAAATAATATGTTTCACCATCGTATTCGATCGAAGCAACTACGCTATTGCGGGTAACTTGCATCCCACAAACCGGATCAATCGGCATAGTGTGAAGAATATCGCTCCCCGAGAAGGTTATTTTGAAGGTGATCCTGCGGAGGCTTATTAGTGAATACCGCTAAAAACCCAGCAAGAGGTTTGATGGTATCCTTTCACCTTCGATTCTTACGGATCATCATCAAATTGTTCCCGTTCGCGGTAATGTTCCTACGCGATCGTCGGCGGTTTCTCGTTCTTGGCAAACCCCGTCCGATCACTCCAGAAAAACACGCCCAGCGTGCACGCCACCTCCGAGAGGCAATGCTCGATCTCGGACCGACATTCGTCAAAATTGGTCAAGTACTGTCTACACGTCCTGACATAGTCCCTCAGATTTACGCTGACGAGTTCGTGATGCTTCAGGATGCAGTCCCGCCCGGCCCGTACCGTGAGATGATTCCCTCGCTCGCATCGGACATCGGGTACCATTCGTACGATGATTTTGATCCAAAACCGATCGCAGCGGGATCTCTGGCACAGGTCTACCACGCAACCTACCAGGGTGAACAGGCGGCCGTAAAGGTTCGGCGGCCTGGAATCCAAGAACTCATTGAAACTGATCTACAAATCATACGCCGACTCATCCCCATTGCACTGCTTCTCACTCCCGATCGGCTTCACTTCTCGCTTAGGAATATCGCCGATGACTTCGAACGTATCATTCTGGAGGAACTCGACTTCGAGCGAGAAGCCGGAATGATGGACGAGATCAGATCGAATTTCGCTGCTGATGCGGATGAAACAATCCGTATCCCGCGTGTCTTTCACGATGCCTCCTCCGAACGAATCCTCACTATGGAGTACGTTGCTGGAACGAAAGTGACCAACGTCGATGAACTCAAAGCGAGAGGTCACGACCCGACACAGGTCGCCAGTGATGTGGCGAATGCATATCTCGCTATGGGGCTCGAACATGGAGTATATCACGGAGATCCGCATCCTGGAAACATTGCAGTTGACGCGACCGGCCGCATCGTCTTTTACGACTTCGGGATGAGCGGACGGTTCACCCCTGCCAGGCAGAGCAGCGTCGTGAATCTCTATCTCGCCGCTGTCAACCGCGACGTCGATGCCATTATCGACGAACTCATCGAACTCGGAGCGCTCGACCCCGACGCCGATAGAACCGCCGTCAAGAATGTTCTTCAATTAGTCATCGAAGATCTGGAAGGTAGCGAAACGATGAGTTGGCAGCAGATCATCGATGAGGTAATCGGAATGCTCCACGACTTTCCCTTTCGCATCCCCCCGGACGTTATGTTGGCCATCCGAGTGGGGACGATCAGCGAGGGTGTTCTCAGACAACTCGATCCGGAGTTCGATTTCCTTGCAACTACACGGGTGTTCCTCCGCAAACACGGATTCGTCGAACGAGCAGCCCATATGAAGTTCATCGAGATGCGATCCGAGTTCGAATCCTCTATTTGGGCACTGCTTCGACTACCGACGAAACTCGAGCGAGAGCTCGATGCGAGAGAGCGAGATCGTAATCAACACGACCAATTCACAGTTCGGTATCAGCAGCGAATGTCGCGGTCACTCGGCTATGCCATCCTCACGGCTGGAACGCTCATCGGGAGTGCTATCCTCGCAACTCAGAGCAGTACCTATGCTGCAATTGGGATACTGATTGCTCTCGTGTTCCTCATTTTGTTCTTCGTCTCCACACACTAATTCGAACTAATGTGTCCTGACTGATTACTTTTTAGGAGGCTGGTCGTAACTAGGGTATGAACGATCAGTCGGATAACGATTATACCGATCCATTCAGAGCTGGGGGTGGGCACTTTCCCGGCATCGGTACTGCTACGGATTGTTCAGACCTCTCAATAGCCGTCCTTGGTGGCGCAGTAAGCGGATTGGCGGCTGCACATGCCTTTCGGTCACTCAACTCGGAGGTCGTCCTGTACGAGCGCCAATCCTATTCCTCAAAGCGAGTCAACTGCGGCGAAGCAATGACTGCTGCGTCGGCTATCCCGCTAACAAAGACACCAAGAAACGGATTTGCCAACGACACACCTGCGTTCGAGGTGCACGTT from the Natronococcus sp. AD-5 genome contains:
- a CDS encoding DUF6884 domain-containing protein → MKWRFDSRERQFSRPTPSRARSPGDDLAVSSHWVPGVRDATVVAAEDRPLYRLLMDLLADVQVPDCMPARLISDCEDLVGVKRAVENINRGRADIGGVSWGMGYCYNVRDAIEEYRDRGPLTLVAVGCSGSKCEVDDPVPAADLYQGTYWSCKDNYSATISDDQRVISAQHALLRFDEEIAYYERTLEDLEGIPVDSSGRLPNGEDVNTFLDQWTLSVYEGLTRWLLEATGGIDPRDVSLEILLRRNYRDPLEERGVFDRLRSPADLEISFPFQEVPEAQGGNGNQMGWMTNEVEKRSV
- a CDS encoding saccharopine dehydrogenase family protein encodes the protein MGTTDRSFDAGVVDINRMSCSSILVAGGYGTVGRYITDDLASTFPGRVIAGGRDEQKASALADKVGNGVVAQHLDVTDADSIDAALEGVGFVINTIDHPDARLFRAAIDHGFAFTSITPVLPVWETARSLSDRAEETGARIVLGTGIQPGISNMLARLGATRVGTVDTVSTALVLSIGDEFGPASLSEMMDLASHPYEIAISGYQKHVSPFDGESMVIFPEPVGERWTYLFPLPDQFYYAQTLGADTVTVRFALDPPWLGRVLATVAGWGRASTLMDQPLPRRVLSEALDLVHRLYKGRDWFSLTVDVVGSDSSVAFTLTDLGQARATGISAATVGRALYEGRIDAPGVRLSEEVIDPTWFFGRLAKRNLTYETRSSTISPTLDYDSNGD
- a CDS encoding SHOCT domain-containing protein, with the translated sequence MATDDSLVRTILIVIAAILLLPFLMMVVMMPMMGVWGWGHMWDGSMWNGTGATWMWLLMSVVPLLVILGVGYLLYSSIRQSSTQQRDTALEELRLAYARGDISDEEFEERRKRLQRGV
- the lpdA gene encoding dihydrolipoyl dehydrogenase — protein: MTETDTYDTIVLGGGMAGLPVALKSAHHGWEVALVEDDLLGGTCLNRGCIPTKTIIRSAEIAHLVDRAKEFGVTIEGEHQTDMETVVERQQTVVEGIRSGAYDNVERAENLDLIEGRGSFESVSEIAVNDRILSADRIIVNTGARPLKPPIDGLEEVPTLDSTSALEVTGVPDYLVVVGGGYVGVEYAQMYARFGADVTLFQRGERILPNEEPDVSHVVQDVFESEEITLHTNTSVEQLAEAGEGIEVTASRGNETLTVDASDVLIAAGRQPNSDGLNLNDVGIETDEKGFIEIDEQYETSAESVWAVGDVTGMPMFTHSARDDADLLYRHLTNDEEIDRTDRHVPHAIFTDPEVARVGLTEAEAREAGYEVGIGRTEYEEQGKPKALGETDGFVKIVTDTETDEILGAHIVGKHGAELIHELIIAMELGGTASDVANAIHIHPTLSEVVNSAAGGVHQPS
- a CDS encoding sulfite exporter TauE/SafE family protein; amino-acid sequence: MSLFEVGIPLIVLFVMFGLTVGILFGFFGMGGSFFVTPALLVLGHSAPTAVGTGLAFVFWTSLTATITHRGLDHIDYRLGFLLILGMTAGIEIGKRALLLLADIGLADLVVSLLYVVLLASIGVFVIRDGRHPAIEDESSVENPSSLSAHLERVTIPPTVTFHNDVTLSVWVVLPIALLIGSLSGFLGVGGGFLMVPALMYGLTMPGAVAVGTDIFQITISSAYGAFVYGQQGAIHFAMLVPLLVGSTVGTRIGAVLTDYLDDAELRTTFGAMLLIGSVSVASKTISHTYDIELLHTLSLTLLLGGALLMSVIILYLGVQNIREERSVLF
- a CDS encoding SWIM zinc finger family protein — its product is MVTIEDGLSDSCVCPADKHYRGACKHRIAVAVHTSVLEAALNVQQIQELNTSELQAKEFC
- a CDS encoding winged helix-turn-helix transcriptional regulator; translated protein: MADPTPAPEPTCDVDGICYCPLTGVINTLSNKYAMQLISIIGAHDSMRFAEIEAHLSAASTTTISARLSEFQDAGLITRTQYDEIPPRVEYALTDDGDEVRMRLESLLEWATEKTD